A region of the Miscanthus floridulus cultivar M001 unplaced genomic scaffold, ASM1932011v1 fs_449_1_2, whole genome shotgun sequence genome:
CCCCAATGGCGTGAAGAGGCCCGATTGTAACGCGTGGACTGTGGCGACCATCGGCTtccctccgccaccgccgccgccgccccctcctCCTCATCCGATGCAACACTTCGGAAGGCCGCTGCATGTCTGGGGCCATCCAACGCCAACGGTGGAGTCACCCCGGGTGCCAATGTGGCCTCGGCATCTCGTGCCccgcaccccgccgccgccgtgggctcctccgccgccgccatctcACCCGGCGTTCtggcaccatgcttacatgagggTATGTATGCATCATAAGTTAACTTCATAAGGGAGCTAGATTAGCTAGTGTTCTGATGGCCGGATTTCGTTTTATCAGGGGCCTGCACACATGCCGGGCCAGGTGACTCCCTGCGTGGCAGTGCCAATGCCAGCAGCGGTAATGGTTCATGTTCATCAACAATGCTAAAAAAAATGGAAATTGGCACTTCATAGATAGTATTATTCTCTAATAAGAACTTTGTGATGTCCTAATTTTCAGCGTTTCCCTGCTCCACCCGTGAGGGGTGCTTTGCCATGTACACCTCCAATGTACAGACCTCTCGTTCCTCCAACACTCGATACGCAGCTTCAGCTACAGACACAGCCAGTAAGCGAAGTTGTACTGACATGTTTCAGACAATACTCATATTTCTGCATGGGGCACTCTCAACtcggcctttctttttctttttgtttgtatTTTTCAGTCAAGTGAGAGCATAGATGCAGCAATAGGTGATGTTTTAACGAAACCGTGGCTGCCACTGCCCCTGGGACTGAAGCCCCCTTCGGTAGACAGTGTCATGGGCGAGTTGCAGAGGCAAGGTGTAGCAAATGTGCCGTCAGCTTGTGGATGATCCCCGGGGCTCCATAGCTGCTTGTCCCTGCAGTGTCCAACAAAAAGAATTCGTCGACATGCCTTTTCTGTTTTAAATTTTCATGAACCATTTGTGGACCACTCTTTTAATTAACCTGTTCAGGATCAGAGAGAAACACAGTACATCCTTTCAGGTTTGAGGAAATCAACCTGAGTACATCCAAGTACAATGTGCTGCCATGTCGGAACAATGATGTCTTGGCCCGAATAATCGATATCTCAGATTTTGGTTTTTTTTGGGCAAAAAAATATATGTGAATGCTACAGGTTAAATACTAACACTAGACGAAAGAGCTCAACATCCGTTACAAAGGTTATTGGCAGGAAACAGTCAGGATTTGTTAGGGGGAGAAATATTTTAAAGGGGGTTGTAGTCCAGCATGAAGTCCTACATGAATTAGGCAGAACTAAACATAAAGGTCTCATTTTGATAATTGACTTTGAAAAGGCATACGATAGGGACAGATGGTACTTTCTGGAGGAAGTTATGGTTGGGAAAGGGTTTCTGAGGAGTGGATTGCTTGGGTCATGGAGTCTGTGAAAGGAGGAAAAATCTGTATAAATGTCAATGGCGAAAGAAGTCCTTATTTTAGTACTTATAGAGGTTTGAGGCAAAGGGAtcctctttctcttcttctcttcagtTTAGTAGTTGATGTCCTTGGAGTGATGTTAGATAAAGCTAAATCTAAGGGGCACATAAAGGGAGTTATTGAACATCTTATCCCTAGAGGGATTATCCATATCCAATATGTTGATGACACTGTCATCATGGTAGATGGGTCTACACAATCTCTTACAAACCTGAAACTTATCTTATACTGCTTTGAGTGGCTGACTGGGCTCAACGTCAAATTTCACAAGAGTGAAGTGGTGGTTTTTGGGGTCACAgcaggagaaggaggagatggctaATAGATTGAATTGTGCCTTGGGTGAATTGCCTCTGAAATACTTAGGGATTCCTATTAGTGATAAACACCTAAACATGGGGGCCTAGCTTTCTCTTCCTCACTCAGAAGATGGTTAAAAGACTAGACCCATGAAGAGTAAGTGTCTAATCTCTGGGGGAAGGCACATTCTGACCAACTCCTGTCTGAGCAGTATCCCTCTGTATTGCATGGGCTTTTATTATAAGCAAGATGGGATTCATAAGAAAATGGACAGTATTAAAGCAAAATTTCTTTGGCAAGGGGCTGAAGACAAGTTTAGATATCATATGGCCAAGCTGGAAATGGTTAGTAGGCCTAAAGACCAAGGAGGTCTAGGATTATTAATACTAAAATTATGAATGAGTGCCTGCTTGTGAAATGGATTTGGAACACCGTTCAAGAACCTAATGAGCTGTGGTTTAGGATCGTCTAAGCCAAATATCTGGATGACGGGGTTTTTTTTAACTCAAAAATCAAAGGCTCTTCACATTTTTGGCAAGGTTTATACAAGGTGAAACACCTATTTAAGTGGGTGCTATTTTCAAGATTGGGAATAGACAACATTATAAATTTTGGCAAGATTGCTGGATCCATGAGGTTCCCCTAAAAATCCTTTATGATGATCTTTACTGTATGGTGAGAGATCCTGAATGTTCTATAGCTGAATGCTACACTACTGCATAAAacttaaccgtggcgggcattttgcattaaccgaggcgggcatcacATCCGCCTCGGTCTAAAGGTCGCGATTAATCCTTCTTTGCTGAGGCGGGTCAAATGCCTGCCACGACTCGACGCGCGCGCGGCTGACCGCAGCAGCTTCAGGATCTTTGTAACGGTCGAGTGACACAAAACGCCCCATGTGACAAACCAACACACATGACATCCAACATCATGACTAACTATCCAAATTATAATACTTACAGAAAATACATAATTAACAGGATTTGTACAGTTTCAATTCTCTCCCTTCTAGGCTCAACTCTTCGATGTTTCGCTTGAACTTTTATCGTAGTTAACTCGTCGGTCATCTTGGATTCGCCCGATCCAAGGTCTACTATGCAGCGGTGGATAGAGCACTACCTCACATCCACGGGACAACAACACCCGCAAAATAACTTAGCGGCAACGCCTTGAGTACATTtcatactcgcaagacttaattccaacatatagacTTTTGGTGGATGCAAAGGGCATTTAATAGGTATTTGTACATTTGCAGAAAAGCAATGACATTCGTTAAGAGTATGACATGCTCATGATCCATTTTAAGGTATTATTCATTAAAGAGATAAGATATGTTATTCAAAAGAGTGATTAACAAATATACGCCATATTATCATCACATTCCATCAGTTacgctaccatgggtatagaaagtaggaacaaccgAATGATTCCATCCCGAGGGAACTTTAGGCTTtcaaactctgcagaggtgtacaactgtacccacacggAAGAACGGGACTAACCTCCATACCTTGTGCACAACATAAGGGTTGACTCACgtcttccaacctttccctaatctggcCCGAATATCCGACGAAAGGTTCGACTGGTGCCCGGTCAATGTCCCGGACATTCCCGACCGACgccacccccttgccagtttcacgAATAAACTGGTCACAATTAtttacttggcttgtcgaccccatccgCGGACATGTGGTCTATACGGGTGGTTACTCGGACTCATGTATCCCAATAAACGGTCCTTAGCTGCTCCACGAGCTATGTcgtttgagatcccacactcaccacgacctacccctcgcatgagcaaaGTTACCAAAGTGGTATCCAAGTTTATGACCTTTGGTGTTATTGTGCCTTAGCTAGATTAGTGaagtaagtcaagttgtaccctcattgctttagtgattaattatcccagtgtagcatcctacacgcgcGAGAATGAGTTTCCTTCTCATACTCTACTTCTATCGTTGCTAGgtaactaagcaataagcatttAAGCGTttccattcccattgtttaggTGAAAGGCTTCTACTAGGATTAATGAGTGACTCTAAGTGTAGAGTGAACAAGATTAATAACCCAAACTTcatgtaatgcataactcataatgaaactagataagtatccaaaatagggtttataGTAGTGGGGTGTCCTACCTGATCTTGCCGACGACTCTGAGATTGTAGATGACAACTCACACGCATTCCTTACGCCTACTTGGGTCCTGAAAGAGAATAAAGGTCGAGGTTGAAGGTAACTGAGGGAGGCTTAGGAACAAGACTCAGGCTTGGGACTTAGGGTAGAGGCTTCTACCTATGGCTCTCCTGTTGCCTTACTTGTAACTATGCTTAGTCTAGTATTGTTGACCTCTTCGGTAAGTTCACTAGGTAACTTTATCCTTACCTATTAACTTGATGGACACTCCTGACTTAGGTGGCGGACACtccattagggttagggttttgtggTGAGTTGGCTCTAGTTGGACTCTGCTTGGGTTGACTGGATACTATGTTAGAAGTGATGGACACTCTGGTAGGAACTAGGAGGTATCGAGTTGCTGGGTTACTGTCTTCTATAAATCATCGGGCGCTTCGCCATAAGTGACGGACGCTCCGGTGTAGGCTTGGTACTCTTGGGTTCACTGGCTATAAGTCATTATGATTCAACGAACACTCCGTGGGATATCGCGGACACTCTGGTAGTCCATGTCAACAGGAGATAAGGTTCTGGTGGCTAGTTTTCCTAGGTTCTCGGACACTCCATCGATTCGACGAACACTTCAGTCAAGCTGTCGACTAGAACCTATTGCTCTTAGGTGATCTTGGGTTCCAAACTTAGATGTGCCCATCTGTGATCTATGCATGTGCAAGATATTTCTAGGATGGTTTAGGTGACTCACTAGGCTCAAGGTAGCTAGGTTTTAAGCTCGTTTTACTAATTGTGGCTATAAGCTAGGATCTAACTTAGAGATATAAGAACTTGAGGATGAACCATAAGATGAAGATAATAACCTTAGCTCTAAGGTCTGAGAGCGTCCATAGCAAAAAGATTGAAGATCCAAACCTTCTCTACTCTTGCTTCTTATCCACGAGTTGGCTTGGCTCCATATGAACTCTCTCTTGCCACATACAAAAAGATGGTTCAAAGGATTATCCATGAACTCATTGGATGATTGAACTAGGTAAGAGCTTTTTAGCTTACTTACTCATGTTggaactgaaaggatcaagatggccaagagggggggtgaattgggctaattctaaatttctttcaataattaagccctacactgaGCCCATTCACCCCCTTGTGCcgagaagtgtttctattgttctaccgcacaaaagttttgcaccctaggttccaatcctactctagcatggcaattctaagaatgtaaagacatgaattgaattgctcaaatgtaaatgctcaaagtaaagagaaagagaggaatgCAGCGATGTTTTTTTCGAGGTATtctggagagtcgccactctccactagtcctcgttggagcacccgctgcaagggtgtagctcccccttgaatccacgcaaggatcaagtgctctctatgagctgattctttgacactccattgcggtgaatcgcccactaaccactcacaccatgacttgggtcatccacaagctccgccggatgatcaccaagcttccaatcaccaccgagccatctaggtgatggcgatcaccaagagtaacaagaacaaaCTCtgacttgaccaagacaagcctaatgagaaaggtggatgcacacttgctactccctatgcactaatgacgTCCTTAATCAtaaattatcaaatctcaatcaccccactaggctcttgctctcccttgcactccaaaggtgtttctcagctgaacaaatgggcaagagagctaagttggacGAGCAGGAGAAGTATATATACTCCCTACTTTAAAACATAACCGTTATTGTCCAACTCGGTAGttttcggggtgaccggacgcaccagttgaagtgaccggatgcgttcggtcagtagccaatGGCTACGTGGAGTCAGTCTATTAGGAAGGTTGTTGGAGTGACCTAATGctagccagtgtctggtcaacatccaccggacacgtccggtcaggaattTTGGTCTCTGGACCCTCTCTGATGTTGACTTAACGCTGCAAACTCGGCGTCACGTCGTTTACTATTCAACGTCTAGTCCTCCCTGCTAGTGAGGCCCTACTGCTAGAGATATGACTAGAGGCGCGTCCGGTTCCAATCactgtgcagcgtccgatcgatcctCGGCTTCTGCTGTGCACGCTGATCACTGACTGGACGCAACACCTATGAGTCCAGTCATCACTAAAACAATgtctggtcaacatttgaccctccatttacttctAATTCAAAATCCTTTGTGAATGAGGTTGACTCCAATTTATCTTTGGgttattcctgagctacctagtgctaagtttgacaagtgtgcaccacacctaactcattagactcatctaggtcaagctactagttcataccccccttaatagtatggccaaataaaaaacaaagtcctaaactactctaagtgtctctccaatacCAAACgccacttagaactagtccgtccttaaccttttcatccaacctttgaaaaccaaaacaatttccatcgataggggcatgaaaaccataattgcccaaacaatcatcattaccatgacctaactcaagttgcctctgtaaaacacacgttagtcacagtaatctcgtgtcgtcattaatcattgaaacccaacaaggggcctagatgctttcaatctcccctttttggtattgatgacaacacaacctcgagtatgtataagagatgagtgaggttttcaacatgcttggttcatataagcaattgacaataagaacaaaaggggttcggcatgcttatatgatccaagccaacgcaatgtactcacaagatatGAAATATGTATGAGTACacaaagtaaagctcatttgtatcggTGTAAAACGTGgtagcaaagcaaatgagcataacaaaagtgacatgacatatatatcaaagtagagagcacacatgtcacataagtttcacaatcacacatatatcacatataacacaatgcatgaaagtaaacgtgaacgcatgaagtatcacacacaaaagatcAAGTCCATCTCacaagctccccctaaatctaacatactcgctccctctccccctttggcatcaagcaccaaaacctaagggtcagacgGCGGGGTAGAAGCGGacaagtcgggcgctgaggtgcagtGAGAGATCTAAAAATGAGCTACATCATCCTCGGACCCTAAACTCTGAGCGGTCAGACCCTCTGTCACTAGAAGTGGAgatgaagcggtctgggtctgctcgGTGGACTCGATAGCTGGGTTGGCCTATGGTAACGCTAAAGTTGTGGTAGTAGCCTGACCCTATGGCTTAGAAAATGTCATTggaggaagtggagccacaactgccATTGTCGCTGTCGCTGAAACCTCAAGGGTGGGAGTGACTGTTAGAGGCGGCTCGGACAAAGCAACAGAGGATGGGATTGTCTCAGTAGTCCTTGTGACCGGAGCGGCTGTGGTAGGAGCAAGGACTCATAACTCAGTCGGGGTAGGATGTCCTGTGAGCTCACTAAAAGTAGCACCCAGACACCTAGAGATAGGGGTGTCCATCACTAGCACTGACGTGGACTGAGTAGGAGTGAAGCCCGTGACTATAGGACTGAAGTGCTAAGCCTGCTCAGtccctggtgaagcaaaccactaagaCACCTACTCGATAGGTGAGGCAAACTGTGCAGCCgactgtccctgactctgaagcccactaggttgtataGCTGGAGTCACTAGGGTAGTAgtagcaggctgaccaagctctAATGTGGGCTAGTGAGGAGCAATCCCTATAGCCAAaaagacatgctgcatgaatccaagaAGCTGCTACTGAATGACTAgctactgctgctgcatggcTATACTGCTACTGCTGGAACTGATCCTGATGTGCCTACACCTGAGCAATGGCAGATGTTGTCTCATGTGCATGATGAGCCTAGTCCTACCACGTGAGCTCAAGTATAGCTAGCAAGACGGGGTCTGTCTACGACGGCTGTGGCTATGGTGGAGTTGAGCTGGAGCCACCGGCCTCTCTGTCGTGTGCACGTGGTGGCATATGCGGGATGGGCTGGTAGTCCTCCTCTAAGCTATAAGtcaggtcgctctcgaccatgTCATCATGTTGTGcctctagatgctctaacttggTCTCAGTAATGGCCCTAATGGCCTCGTCCTGCTCAgctacagtctctagcacctctagtaTATGGCTTGGCTAGCTAGGAGTCCTCCCACAACTATGACGTAATAGCTAGCTCATGTCATACTATGGGAACTTTGTAGGAGCACCACAACACTCAGCCACTGTCTCTGGGGACATCTATGAAACTACTTGtaagataagaaatgtgatccgaTGAGCATATGGCAACTGATTATGGCCTCTGAAACCCTCTGCTAAGGTGTCCTCCATATTTGAGAGCataacatcccaaatatcaaatacagtcTGAGAGATCAAGTGGTGGACTAGCCAAAGCTGAATACATGTCAACCCCTCACAATAGCCACTCCTCAGGAGCAAAGACCTCCTCATGACTGCATCAAGGATACGAGCTATAGGTGTA
Encoded here:
- the LOC136531810 gene encoding probable transcription factor GLK1 yields the protein MQHFGRPLHVWGHPTPTVESPRVPMWPRHLVPRTPPPPWAPPPPPSHPAFWHHAYMRGPAHMPGQVTPCVAVPMPAARFPAPPVRGALPCTPPMYRPLVPPTLDTQLQLQTQPSSESIDAAIGDVLTKPWLPLPLGLKPPSVDSVMGELQRQGVANVPSACG